From Bradyrhizobium sp. AZCC 1610:
GCTCGGCCGGGCGGGTTTCCGGGGCCACATCGGGCGATTTCACTTCGGAAGGCTTCAAATCGGAAGGCTTGATTTCAGGAGCCTTGCCGGGGCGGAGGGATTTGATCAATGCGTCCATGTCTTCTCCGTTCGACCGGCCCACAAAGACCGGAGTGTCACCGGGCAGACGGGGCGGTATTGCCGCCGGGCGCCTGAGTCCCATCCACAAAACGCCGGCGGCCGAACTGGTTTCCATGTCGGGCCGCCTTCGGCAAACGGCCGGACTGTTTTTCCGCCGTTCCTGTCCATATATAGGACGATGAAACCCAGCCGCCAAGGGCGCTCGGACCGCCGCCCGGGACACCGAATCTCATGCTGAACGACATCTACAACAAGCGGATCATCGAACTGGCGGGCAATATCCCCCGCCTCGGCCGCCTCCCCGACCCCCACGCCAGCGCCACCGCCCACTCCAAGCTGTGCGGATCGACCGTCAAGGTCGATCTCAAGATGGATGGGCCCGTGGTCACCGACTTCGCCCACGACGTGAAGGCCTGCGCGCTCGGCCAAGCCTCCTCCTCGATCATGGCAAGCCATGTGGTCGGCTCGACGGCTGGCGAGTTACGTGAGTTGCGAGAAACCGTGCGCAAGATGTTGAAGGAAAACGGCGGTCCCCCACAAGGCAAGTGGGCCGACATCGCCCTGCTCGAACCGGTGCGCGACTACAAGGCCCGCCACGCCTCGACCATGCTGACGTTCGACGCCGTGGTCGACGCCATCGGCCAGATCGAGACCAGAGCGAAGCAGACGGCGTCGGCCTAAGGGGTAAGTCCTCGCCCAACGCAATACTGTCATGCCCGCGAAGGCGGGCATCCAGTACGCCGGGAATTCTCGATCGATCGCGGACGTCTCTGGAAATACTGGGCGCCCGGTCAAGCTGGGCGATGACACCGTCGGTGACGGGTAGAGCCTACTTCTGCTGCGGCTGGGCCGGCGCGGTGGCAGAGCCGGTCGGAGCCGCGGCGTCGGCGGTCTTGGTCGACCTGCCCGCCTGCGGTTGGGCGTCGCCCCCGACGGTGGAACTGACGAAGCGGTCCTGCGGCTTGGCAGGCTTCGCCTCGGCCATCGGCACCGTTGCATTGTCCTGCAGGAACACGTCGGCTACCGCATCGGTCGTAACCAGATTGGCCAGGCGCAATTCATCGCGCGATAATTTGTGCAGATCTTCCCACGGCGGGACGCTGAGCGCGAGCGACAGCAAGTCGCCGGTGCCGCCCATGTCGAAGGTGTATTTAGCAAGCCGGCCGATGTCGCGTTCCACGATCATCAGATCCTGCGCGGTGTAGCTCGCGGCCTTGGCGTCGTCGGCGCGATCGCCCATCCAGATCTGGTGGACGCGGACATGCGCGACAGGCGGCACGTAGCGCGTCTTGCCCGATAGCAGCAGGAACACGCACATCGACTCGCAATAGGCTTCCGGCGTCACGCTCGCGCGTTCGCCATGTGGCGTCTGCGTGCGTACGGTGGCGCCGACCGTGGTCAGTGCGCCGAGACTGCGGAACTTGCGGCCAAGCGCGATGGAATCGTTGACCGAGCCGCCGCTGGAATCCAGCACGATGGTCGCGCCGGCAAGCTGACGACCCTTGGCGAATTCGTCGAACTCCCTCGGACTATCCGATGTGACGATGCCGACGGCCGAGACCCAGCCCCTGCAATCCGGCTGGCACGCATTCCACTTGAAATGCATCGGCTGCTTGCGTGCTTCGAGGGTGCCGCCGGCGTGCGCCGAGTTGTCCAGCGTCGCGATCGCGCCCGGCAATGCGAGACAGAAGGCGGTGGCGCCGAGGAGCGCCCAGCCGCGAAATTTCAGCGACGTCACAAACCTCAATTTGGTTCCTTCCCCCAAGCCCCGTCCACGAATCGCGGCAATGGCTCCGGTTTTAGCGCAAGATGATGCTGTCATCGATCCGTATCAAAACGGTAACTGTGCTGTCCTGTGTCGTCCATAATACCTTCGCTTGCTGCGCCACTTCGCAGTGCGATAATTGTGAACTGTGGCGTAAATATCTACACCGCTTAAGTTCCTTGCTTGGGAACACCCGCAGAACTACGTACATAGTTCGGCATGGCGCCCGCAGATCGTTCATCGTCACTTCGAAAACAATGCACGGATTGTGCCAGCACGGCCCGTCGTCTGCCGCGAAATGCGGGACGCGCGCTGATCTGGATCTACCGGCACACGCTGTCGCTGCTGGTCGGCTACAACTGCCGGCATTTGCCGACATGTTCGGTGTATGGCGACGAAGCGATCGAACGCTTCGGCCTATGGGGCGGCGGCTGGATGACGCTGGCGCGGATCCTGCGCTGCCAACCTTGGGGCACGTCCGGCATCGACAACGTGCCGCTCACAACACCTCCGGGTGCGTGCTGGTATTTGCCGTGGCGCTACGGGCGCTGGCGCGGTGTCAACAGCTCGTGATTGCGACGGGTCGGATCCCTCCGCTTAGCGCCAGAAGAAAAAACCGCCCCTCGGCTGCGGCCAAAAATCCGGCTGCGGCCCTATATCTGCCGGCGGTCGCGGCCGTCGCGGACGCGGCGGTGGTGGCGGCGCCTCGGCCGACGCCGTGGCGTCGATAGCGGGCGATCCATCGTCTGGCAATCGCACCGACAGCAGCACATTCGTTTCTGGGGTGCGCCAGCGATAGCCGATACCGAAATCGAGCGGCTGCGCGCGGCGGAACAGAGCAGCATATGACTCCTGGTACCGGCCCGCGAATTCGTCGATCGGTCCGAGATAGCGGCCGAACGGGAACAAGCGCCATTTCTTCGTGCTGTAATAGGCAAGCGGGATTCCGGAATCGTCCTGGATGATGGTGGCGCTGTTGTTGAGCAGGAAGTCGCGCACCGTGGTGAAGTTGCCGGAATGCAGCAGATAGGAGGCGCTCTTGATCAGGCTGTTGCCGGGCGCGAGCGTCGCACAAAAATTCAGGAAACCGCTCGCCTTCACGCCGGAGTTGGAGAGATCGGTCGAGAAGTAGTACAGCGTCTTTTCCTGACCATCGCTGCCGCTGAAGATAATGCGCACGCCACGCACGGCGTTCGGTCCGGGATTTTCGCCCGCGAAATATGCCGCCCCCTTGTCGTCCAGCGAGATCGGACTGACACTCTTCACGGTCATGCCCGAGCGCGCCAGGAACACGTAGAGGATCGGCAGTGTGCCGCTGATCTGGCCCGCCTGCAGATCGGTCTTCATCTGCTTGGTGATGAAGAAGCTGAAGCTCAGGATCGAACCGAGCGAGCGCTCGACGTTGTAGAGCGCAGACGCGATGCCGCCGCGCGGCAATCTCGAGAGGTCAGGCACCGAACCCACCGGCTCGAGCGCGCTCAGCACGTAGGTCGAAGCCTTCGAATAGAATGCGTTCGCATAGAGAAAGTCCGGACCTGAGAACATGTAGAACATGGTCGGTCGCGGCGCCGCCAGGTTGGTATCCGCCCAGGCGCGGATCCGCGATATTTGGCGCTGCTCGAGTTTCTCGAACGCGGTGTCGAAAAATTTGGCGTGCCGTTGCCAGGCC
This genomic window contains:
- a CDS encoding iron-sulfur cluster assembly scaffold protein; the protein is MLNDIYNKRIIELAGNIPRLGRLPDPHASATAHSKLCGSTVKVDLKMDGPVVTDFAHDVKACALGQASSSIMASHVVGSTAGELRELRETVRKMLKENGGPPQGKWADIALLEPVRDYKARHASTMLTFDAVVDAIGQIETRAKQTASA
- the yidD gene encoding membrane protein insertion efficiency factor YidD, translating into MAPADRSSSLRKQCTDCASTARRLPRNAGRALIWIYRHTLSLLVGYNCRHLPTCSVYGDEAIERFGLWGGGWMTLARILRCQPWGTSGIDNVPLTTPPGACWYLPWRYGRWRGVNSS